One window of the Cryptomeria japonica chromosome 7, Sugi_1.0, whole genome shotgun sequence genome contains the following:
- the LOC131856436 gene encoding secreted RxLR effector protein 78-like, producing the protein MNWAKLSQQNCAMLLLDFEKAYDRVEWNFISMTLEDFGFPTRFCNLVKMMMNDVFAHIDINGSLSDAFLLGRSIKQGCPLAPALFVISSEAFHYILRDHSMSPAIRGIRLPNNEELITSQFADDTTIFFEARDSNFEAL; encoded by the coding sequence ATGAATTGGGCAAAGCTCTCCCAGCAAAATTGTGCCATGTTACTGTTAGACTTCGAGAAGGCCTACGATCGTGTAGAATGGAATTTCATCTCCATGACTCTCGAAGATTTTGGTTTTCCCACCAGATTTTGTAATCTTGttaaaatgatgatgaatgatgtcTTTGCCCATATTGATATCAACGGATCCTTGTCTGATGCTTTCCTGCTTGGGAGATCCATCAAACAGGGTTGCCCTTTAGCCCCTGCCCTCTTCGTGATCTCCTCCGAAGCTTTCCACTATATTCTCAGAGATCACTCTATGTCCCCTGCTATTAGAGGTATCCGGCTCCCTAATAATGAGGAGCTCATCACCagtcagtttgctgatgacaccacTATTTTCTTTGAGGCCCGTGACAGTAATTTTGAAGCTCTCTAA